The Dioscorea cayenensis subsp. rotundata cultivar TDr96_F1 chromosome 7, TDr96_F1_v2_PseudoChromosome.rev07_lg8_w22 25.fasta, whole genome shotgun sequence genome includes a region encoding these proteins:
- the LOC120265781 gene encoding uncharacterized protein LOC120265781 yields the protein MAALLLPQSSTILPLITAPKLFTPTSSSIPLFRKRFARISCKRSQLWRVSAVGEEALSSEPVIENAQQVVPSGNDDISSSIVSTLLLIAFVGLSILTIGVIYLAVTDFLQKREREKFEKEEAAKKKKKNGKKGKVKSRAGPRGFGQKVAEDDDVDD from the exons ATGGCAGCGCTGTTACTGCCCCAAAGCTCCACCATTCTTCCTCTAATCACTGCTCCCAAACTCTTCACTCCTACCTCTAGCTCTATTCCTTTGTTTAGAAAGAGATTTGCAAGAATTTCATGCAAAAGATCTCAACTTTGGAGAGTTTCAGCTGTAGGTGAAGAGGCTTTGTCTTCAGAACCAGTGATAGAGAATGCTCAGCAAGTAGTTCCTTCAGGCAATGATGATATAAGTTCCTCCATTGTCTCTACATTGCTCCTCATTGCTTTTGTTGGTCTTTCCATTCTCACCATTggg GTTATCTACTTGGCAGTGACTGATTTCTTgcagaagagagaaagagagaagtttgaaaaagaagaggctgccaagaagaagaagaagaatgggaaGAAGGGGAAGGTTAAGTCAAGGGCTGGTCCTAGAGGTTTTGGACAGAAGGTtgcagaagatgatgatgttgatgactGA
- the LOC120265570 gene encoding E3 ubiquitin-protein ligase RDUF1-like, translating to MDSVTSYWCYRCRRVVRAPSADSVLCSDCGGGFVEEVETPLSADEAPRRRRRHENLASDSVSNVDVRLRRNRRGSGGDRSPFNPVIVLRGPGDGGGDGDISPTRSFELYYDDGTGSGLRPMPSGVSDFLMGSGLERLLDQLAQFGISGFASGRGCENPPASKAAIESMPTIEIADGHVIMESHCAVCKEAFKLGDDAREMPCKHIYHQDCILPWLSLRNSCPVCRHEMPTDVRSGGGVDVHGDEDSNSIVGNEEEMVGLTIWRLPGGGFAVGRFPGGRPAGERELPVVYTEMDGGFNAGAGAPRRILWASRGNHSREHGRISGAFRSFFSFFRRMRSSSSSRPRLESSASSNWSRRRSFFSRSRRMESSRWY from the coding sequence ATGGACTCTGTGACGTCTTATTGGTGCTATCGCTGCCGCCGAGTCGTCAGAGCTCCTTCTGCGGACTCCGTCTTGTGCTCCGACTGCGGTGGTGGCTTCGTTGAGGAGGTTGAGACCCCTCTATCTGCTGATGAAGCCCCTCGCCGCCGCCGTCGCCACGAGAACCTCGCCTCTGACTCTGTCTCTAACGTTGACGTGCGGCTTCGCCGCAACCGACGTGGATCCGGTGGCGACCGATCTCCGTTTAACCCTGTCATCGTCCTCCGTGGCCCCGGTGATGGTGGAGGCGACGGCGACATCTCCCCGACCAGAAGCTTTGAGCTTTATTATGATGATGGGACGGGATCTGGGCTCCGACCGATGCCGTCTGGTGTGTCCGATTTCTTGATGGGATCCGGGCTGGAGCGGTTGCTGGACCAGCTCGCGCAGTTTGGGATCAGTGGCTTTGCCTCCGGGCGTGGGTGTGAGAATCCGCCGGCGTCCAAGGCTGCGATTGAATCGATGCCCACTATTGAGATCGCCGACGGCCACGTTATTATGGAATCTCACTGCGCCGTCTGCAAGGAGGCGTTCAAGCTTGGGGATGATGCGAGGGAGATGCCCTGCAAGCACATCTACCATCAAGATTGCATCTTGCCGTGGCTTTCTCTCAGAAACTCGTGTCCTGTTTGCCGGCATGAGATGCCCACCGATGTCCGCTCAGGAGGTGGGGTGGATGTCCATGGAGATGAGGATAGTAACTCCATTGTAGGGAACGAAGAAGAGATGGTGGGACTAACAATCTGGCGGCTTCCTGGCGGGGGATTTGCCGTTGGGAGGTTCCCTGGGGGACGGCCGGCAGGGGAAAGGGAGCTTCCGGTTGTCTATACAGAGATGGATGGTGGATTCAATGCCGGAGCTGGTGCTCCGAGAAGAATCCTGTGGGCTTCTAGAGGGAACCATTCAAGAGAGCATGGTAGGATTAGTGGAGCTTTTCGCagtttcttctcattttttagaCGCATGAGATCTTCATCCTCGTCTAGACCGAGGTTGGAGTCTTCTGCATCTTCGAATTGGAGCCGTAGAAGATCCTTTTTCAGTAGAAGTAGGCGAATGGAAAGCAGCCGATGGTATTAA
- the LOC120265580 gene encoding uncharacterized protein LOC120265580, with translation MAVSMTKLFATSPSIAAFPSHPPAQARAIGSPLFKRVVAVSAVGDVSSDSTTYLIAGAAAVALIGTAFPILFSRKDICPECDGAGFIRKAGATLRANAARKDQSQIVCPNCNGLGKLGQIDK, from the exons ATGGCTGTTTCCATGACTAAGTTGTTTGCAACTTCTCCATCAATAGCTGCATTCCCTTCCCATCCACCAGCTCAAGCAAGAGCCATTGGTTCACCGTTGTTTAAAAGGGTGGTGGCCGTGTCGGCAGTGGGTGATGTCTCATCGGATAGTACAACGTATCTCATTGCCGGTGCAGCTGCAGTAGCACTAATTGGCACTGCATTTCCTATATTGTTCTCTCGCAAGgacat TTGTCCTGAATGTGATGGTGCTGGGTTCATCAGGAAGGCAGGGGCCACTTTGAGAGCCAATGCTGCAAGGAAGGATCAATCTCAGATTGTTTGTCCCAACTGTAATGGTTTGGGAAAGCTTGGACAGATTGATAAATGA